In Eupeodes corollae chromosome 3, idEupCoro1.1, whole genome shotgun sequence, a single genomic region encodes these proteins:
- the LOC129948990 gene encoding serine proteinase stubble, with protein sequence MDTIIQKRQRLGKDIIATSSLTTLALLIVLNVCQVSRGNPVFVDNPSLAQFQSGRNIRHLPCIVRKSGMSGVCMFAIDCIKQNGTHLGTCIDRFYFGSCCQMKDESQIFAEEISDNSIDQNTISHFSHESTTQLSTNALFKAPTESLIESLGVRNHSTIHPYVQVSTITHMAPKTESTTMKFITTSKLPTASITMTTTTTTTTTQKPTSTTTSSPTTTTIKTPTRRRTTTTTAPILTIAPNSSVSENDFEPTTLPSKFTTFQVVETSTPNKQTEPTLIEEIQFTTTMRIPSHSQRPSTDSPRTKKPIITKIPAANFTTTQTTERPASRTTPKYKPTLVKRPTTTKKPFHSNKRPSSSTSSSTTPTTTTTPKTKYTRKPVVHVEVHNSTSSSPTRNDPPATTVKVTPLSPEPPTRAPRPKPKPTSEIFKITIPTAPTNQKAELTTTRTRPPTSTISSTTPTTVSTTTPISTTSETEKATQSPLVSSTTTESLTSSSTTSTKAEVPSPSSTSPTTSSTPPSKPSPTVENFPEPTSTYRPTLVTWTTVDDNKNNTHITIEETDWQPKPPPADWVPVPTIDPEVAANKNNTLSETSLDSGTTEGVKKPSSSTESNKIPELPSSTIGPVLDLAQNTSIPQATATEGVPMSSSSTVSSSTAKPTTTSTTQTASTSSTTQRPSETVTESLIPETSTDMPTEDFNATTSMPFTTTSAIPSLEGVDYRQVCGRRMFPEPRIVGGSNAAFGRWPWQISLRQWRTSTYLHKCGAALLNENWAITAAHCVDNVPPSDLLLRLGEYDLAEEEEPYGYQERRVQIVASHPQFDPRTFEYDLALLRFYEPVVFQPNIIPVCVPGSDEDFIGQTAFVTGWGRLYEDGPLPSVLQEVAVPIINNTICETMYRAAGYIEHIPHIFICAGWKKGGYDSCEGDSGGPMVLQREMDKRFILGGVISWGIGCAEPNQPGVYTRISEFRDWINQILQF encoded by the exons atggatacaataatacaaaaaagacagaGACTAGGAAAGGATATTATTGCAACGAGCAGTTTGACAACTCTAGCACTATTAATCGTCCTCAATGTATGCCAAGTGTCAAGAGGCAATCCGGTTTTTGTGGATAATCCTAGTTTAGCTCAAT tTCAATCCGGACGAAATATCCGCCATCTTCCATGTATTGTTCGTAAATCCGGTATGTCCGGAGTTTGCATGTTTGCCATAGATTGCATCAAACAAAATGGTACACACTTGGGAACTTGCATAGATCGATTTTACTTTGGATCATGTTGTCAAATGAAG GATGAATCACAAATATTTGCTGAAGAAATAAGTGACAATAGTATAGATCAAAATACGATATCACACTTCTCGCATGAGTCAACAACACAATTGTCAACAAATGCTCTCTTCAAAGCACCCACTGAAAGTTTGATTGAAAGTCTTGGTGTAAGAAATCATTCAACAATTCACCCATATGTTCAAGTTTCAACAATCACCCATATGGCTCCAAAGACAGAGAGTACAACAATGAAATTTATCACAACATCAAAACTACCAACTGCAAGTATTACAATGACAACAACGaccacaacaacaaccaccCAAAAACCAACTTCAACAACAACCTCATCACCAACAACGACAACAATTAAGACACcaacaagaagaagaacaacTACAACAACTGCTCCAATTTTGACAATTGCCCCCAACTCTAGTGTGAGTGAGAATGATTTTGAACCAACAACGCTGCCAAGTAAATTCACGACATTCCAAGTGGTCGAGACATCAAcaccaaataaacaaacagaacCAACTTTGATTGAAGAAATTCAATTCACCACAACTATGAGAATTCCATCGCATTCACAAAGACCATCTACCGATTCACCAAGGACTAAGAAGCCAATAATTACCAAAATTCCAGCGGCAAATTTTACAACTACCCAAACAACTGAAAGACCTGCTTCAAGAACAACTCCCAAGTATAAACCTACTCTGGTTAAGCGTCCAACAACTACAAAGAAACCATTCCACTCGAATAAGCgtccatcatcatcaacatcatcatcaacaacaccaacaacgacaacaactcCTAAAACAAAATACACTAGAAAACCTGTAGTTCATGTTGAAGTTCATAACTCTACATCTTCTTCACCAACTAGAAATGATCCCCCAGCAACAACAGTCAAAGTTACACCACTCTCTCCAGAACCACCAACTAGAGCTCCTAGACCAAAGCCAAAACCAACATCAGAAATCTTCAAAATCACCATTCCAACAGCACCAACTAATCAAAAAGCTGAGCTTACAACAACAAGAACGAGACCACCAACATCAACAATTTCTTCAACAACTCCCACAACAGTTTCCACAACAACTCCGATTTCAACAACAAGTGAAACCGAAAAAGCTACACAATCTCCTTTGGTATCATCGACCACAACCGAATCTTTGACCTCAAGTTCAACAACATCCACAAAAGCTGAAGTTCCATCTCCGTCGTCTACAAGTCCAACTACATCTTCAACACCTCCCTCAAAACCATCACCCACGGTGGAAAACTTCCCCGAGCCAACATCCACTTACCGACCCACCCTTGTCACATGGACAACGGTAGatgataataaaaacaacacccACATTACAATTGAAGAAACCGACTGGCAACCAAAACCTCCACCAGCTGATTGGGTACCAGTTCCAACAATTGATCCAGAAGTTGCAgccaataaaaacaacacactTTCCGAGACTTCTTTAGATTCTGGTACAACCGAAGGTGTAAAGAAACCTTCTTCTTCTACAGAGTCGAACAAGATTCCAGAATTACCATCATCAACAATTGGGCCAGTCTTGGATTTAGCACAAAATACTTCAATACCCCAAGCTACGGCGACTGAAGGTGTTCCAATGTCAAGCAGCTCTACAGTATCTTCATCAACAGCGAAACCGACAACAACATCTACAACACAAACTGCATCAACAAGTTCAACAACTCAGCGTCCAAGTGAAACTGTCACTGAGAGTTTAATCCCTGAAACAAGTACAGATATGCCAACAGAAGACTTTAATGCAACAACATCAATGCCTTTCACAACCACCTCAGCAATTCCATCATTGGAAGGAGTCGACTACAGGCAAG TTTGTGGCCGAAGAATGTTCCCTGAACCAAGGATTGTTGGTGGTTCGAATGCAGCTTTTGGCAGATGGCCTTGGCAAATTTCCCTAAGACAATGGCGAACATCGACTTACCTTCATAAATGTGGAGCAGCATTATTAAATGAAAACTGGGCCATTACAGCTGCACATTGTGTTGACAA TGTTCCACCTTCTGATCTCTTACTTCGTCTGGGAGAATATGATTTGGCTGAAGAAGAAGAACCTTATGGCTATCAAGAGAGAAGAGTTCAAATTGTTGCATCACATCCCCAATTCGATCCTAGAACATTCGAATATGATTTGGCACTTTTGAG attttatgaaCCAGTTGTCTTCCAACCAAATATTATTCCCGTTTGTGTGCCTGGTTCAGATGAAGACTTTATTGGACAGACAGCTTTTGTCACAGGATGGGGAAGACTCTATGAGGACGGTCCACTACCGAGTGTGCTTCAAGAAGTTGCTGTGCCAATTATCAACAACACTATCTGCGAAACGATGTACAGAGCAGCTGGTTACATTGAACATATTCCTCATATCTTCATTTGTGCTGGATGGAAGAAGGGAGGTTATGATTCATGCGAAG gTGACTCTGGTGGTCCAATGGTGCTTCAAAGAGAAATGGACAAGAGATTCATTCTTGGTGGAGTTATTTCTTGGGGTATTGGCTGTGCTGAACCTAATCAACCTGGAGTTTATACAAGGATTTCAGAATTTCGTGACTGGATTAATCAAATTCTACAATTCTAG